In Candidatus Kapaibacterium sp., the following are encoded in one genomic region:
- the mtgA gene encoding monofunctional biosynthetic peptidoglycan transglycosylase → MIGKIFRIIIYYSLLFIIFSVALVVVYKYVNPPLTPLIIIRSVESIADGKLQFIEREWVDYDEVSPNLIRAIIAAEDARFMTHYGIDWKAVKEAQNYNKRQKGKKKRGASTVTMQTAKNTFLNHSRNYVRKAFEAYFTYLIEAIWDKKRIIEIYVNVVEWGDGVYGAEAASKKFFGKSAINLSRREAALLASVLPNPNRWSPAKPTNYINKRVNMISGRMNSVQIPS, encoded by the coding sequence ATGATTGGTAAAATATTTAGAATTATAATATATTATAGTCTGCTATTTATTATTTTTTCAGTCGCTTTAGTAGTAGTTTATAAATATGTAAACCCGCCACTGACGCCACTGATTATAATTCGTTCTGTAGAATCCATCGCAGACGGTAAATTGCAATTTATCGAACGCGAATGGGTTGACTACGACGAAGTTTCTCCAAATTTAATCAGAGCAATAATAGCAGCAGAAGACGCAAGATTTATGACTCATTACGGCATTGATTGGAAAGCTGTAAAAGAGGCGCAAAACTATAATAAACGACAAAAAGGCAAAAAAAAGCGAGGAGCAAGCACAGTCACTATGCAAACTGCAAAAAATACATTCCTGAATCATTCACGAAATTATGTCAGAAAAGCTTTTGAAGCATATTTTACATATTTAATCGAGGCAATTTGGGATAAAAAAAGAATTATAGAAATTTACGTAAATGTTGTCGAATGGGGCGACGGGGTTTATGGTGCAGAAGCTGCATCTAAAAAGTTTTTCGGTAAATCGGCAATTAATTTAAGTCGTCGTGAAGCAGCTTTGTTGGCATCTGTTTTGCCAAATCCAAATAGATGGTCGCCTGCTAAGCCTACAAATTATATTAATAAAAGAGTAAATATGATTTCCGGTCGTATGAATTCTGTACAAATACCGAGTTAA
- the mutS gene encoding DNA mismatch repair protein MutS yields MMKESKTPLGRQYNQIKQKYPNTILLFRLGDFYETFGDDAVITAAVCGITLTKRNNGAGADTPLAGFPYHQLDAYLPKIVKAGHRVAVCEQLEDPKKAKGIVKRGVVEVVTPGVALYDKLLETKSNNYIISLYAKDLKSYIKQIGIAITDISTGEFSVTEIESTKLNDVLVSLNPAEILVSKEQKDYFTSELSAMNFTPVMTKIEHWIFEYNFTLDILLRHFKISSLKGFGIDELNYGISAAGALLNYVSETQNSVIGHISTINRYNVEKYMQLDKSTRRNLEILFSQTDNSSSSLVSVIDKTITPQGSRMIRKWLSMPLVYSKDILKRQNSVTYFYDNDNIRKDLQKLMQEIGDIERLITKICTARANPRDVVALKNSLAKIPMISEMLKSSSNAEIINLINNFLNTDDVVELIQNSFIDDPTAQLGTGRVFRDGYDEELDSYLTAKYSAKKWLDDYQEKEKRRTEIPSLKVGFTSVFGYYIEITNTHLNKIPENYVRKQTLRNAERYITDELKEFETKILNAEEKISEIENSLFNQVIIKIAESTKQIQNNAIVIATIDCLQSLAEIAKINNYVKPEITEETVLELVKARHPVVEKLLKEGDHFTPNSTEMNTDDNLIHIITGPNMSGKSCYLRQVAVNVLLAQIGGYVAAESAKIGVVDKIFTRIGAQDNITAGESTFLVEMQEAANIMNNATERSLILLDEVGRGTATFDGISIAWSIAEHIHNKIKAKTLFATHYHELNDLSERYSGIKNYKVEVIETGSDIIFSHNVVPGASDYSFGIHVAKMAGMPYEVISRADEIMATLDEEKHGTERKNKPDMKSIKTTKPKHSEDQLAIFEFRDDEMRQRIAAIKIDHLTPVQAFNLIVELHREAHMKQ; encoded by the coding sequence ATGATGAAAGAAAGCAAAACTCCTTTAGGAAGACAATATAACCAAATTAAGCAGAAATATCCCAATACTATATTATTATTTAGACTTGGAGATTTTTATGAAACTTTTGGCGATGATGCTGTAATTACAGCGGCGGTTTGCGGAATTACTCTCACTAAGCGAAATAACGGTGCAGGTGCAGATACGCCTTTAGCAGGTTTTCCGTATCACCAACTCGATGCATATTTGCCGAAAATCGTTAAAGCCGGGCATCGTGTAGCCGTTTGCGAGCAACTCGAAGACCCGAAAAAAGCCAAAGGTATCGTCAAACGCGGCGTTGTCGAAGTTGTAACACCCGGAGTTGCTCTATATGATAAATTATTGGAAACGAAAAGTAATAATTATATTATATCATTATATGCTAAAGACTTAAAGTCATATATTAAACAAATAGGAATTGCAATTACCGATATTTCTACAGGCGAATTTTCCGTAACAGAAATTGAGTCCACTAAATTAAATGATGTTTTAGTTAGTCTCAATCCGGCTGAAATTCTCGTGAGCAAAGAGCAGAAAGATTATTTTACCTCAGAATTATCGGCAATGAATTTCACACCGGTTATGACGAAAATTGAGCATTGGATTTTCGAATATAATTTTACTCTCGATATTTTACTCCGACATTTCAAAATTAGTTCGCTAAAAGGCTTCGGAATTGATGAATTAAATTATGGAATATCGGCTGCAGGTGCATTATTAAATTATGTCAGCGAAACTCAAAATAGTGTTATCGGTCATATCAGCACCATAAATCGCTACAATGTCGAAAAATATATGCAGTTGGATAAATCCACACGGCGAAATTTAGAAATATTATTTTCCCAAACTGATAATAGTTCCTCGTCACTGGTTTCTGTAATTGATAAAACAATTACTCCGCAAGGCAGCCGTATGATTCGGAAGTGGCTAAGTATGCCTTTGGTATATAGCAAGGATATTCTAAAACGACAAAATTCGGTCACTTATTTTTACGATAATGATAATATTCGGAAAGATTTGCAAAAATTGATGCAAGAAATCGGCGATATTGAGAGGCTTATTACCAAAATATGCACTGCAAGAGCTAATCCCCGTGATGTGGTGGCTCTTAAAAATAGTCTTGCAAAAATTCCGATGATTAGCGAAATGCTAAAAAGCAGTTCAAATGCCGAAATAATTAATTTAATTAATAATTTCCTGAATACTGATGACGTTGTCGAACTAATCCAAAATTCATTCATAGATGACCCTACGGCTCAATTAGGTACGGGCAGAGTCTTCCGCGATGGATATGACGAAGAATTAGATTCCTATCTTACAGCTAAATATTCTGCTAAAAAATGGCTCGATGATTATCAAGAAAAAGAAAAACGTCGCACTGAAATTCCATCGCTCAAAGTTGGCTTTACAAGCGTATTTGGATATTATATCGAAATTACAAATACTCACCTTAATAAAATTCCCGAAAATTATGTGCGAAAGCAAACTTTGCGAAATGCCGAGCGTTACATTACCGATGAATTAAAAGAATTTGAAACCAAAATATTAAATGCTGAAGAAAAAATATCCGAAATTGAAAATTCATTATTTAATCAAGTAATTATTAAAATTGCCGAAAGCACAAAACAAATTCAAAATAATGCGATTGTAATTGCAACTATAGACTGTTTACAATCACTCGCCGAAATCGCCAAAATAAATAATTATGTCAAACCGGAAATTACCGAAGAAACCGTTTTAGAACTAGTTAAAGCTCGCCATCCCGTTGTTGAGAAATTGCTCAAAGAGGGCGACCATTTTACTCCAAATTCTACCGAAATGAACACTGATGATAATTTAATTCATATTATCACAGGTCCTAATATGTCCGGTAAGTCGTGCTATTTGCGACAGGTCGCGGTAAATGTATTGCTAGCCCAAATTGGCGGATATGTCGCAGCAGAATCGGCAAAAATCGGCGTTGTGGATAAGATTTTCACTCGAATCGGAGCTCAAGATAATATCACAGCCGGAGAAAGTACATTTTTGGTGGAAATGCAAGAAGCTGCAAATATCATGAATAATGCAACTGAACGTAGCTTGATTCTGCTCGACGAAGTCGGTCGCGGAACTGCAACTTTTGACGGGATTTCCATCGCGTGGTCAATCGCCGAGCACATTCATAACAAAATTAAAGCGAAAACCTTATTCGCCACTCACTACCACGAATTGAACGATTTATCAGAACGTTACTCGGGCATAAAAAATTACAAGGTTGAGGTAATCGAAACAGGCTCAGACATTATTTTCTCCCATAACGTCGTTCCCGGTGCAAGTGATTATAGTTTTGGCATTCATGTAGCCAAAATGGCAGGTATGCCGTACGAAGTGATTTCGCGGGCAGATGAAATTATGGCTACACTCGACGAAGAAAAACATGGTACTGAGCGTAAAAACAAGCCCGATATGAAATCCATTAAAACCACAAAACCCAAGCACAGCGAAGACCAATTGGCTATTTTCGAATTTCGTGATGATGAGATGCGTCAACGAATTGCAGCAATAAAAATTGACCATCTGACTCCGGTACAGGCGTTCAACTTAATCGTAGAATTGCACAGAGAAGCCCACATGAAGCAATAA